GCCGCGCTGCTGACCAGGCGCGTCCCGGGTTGGTCGAGCCAGCGCAGGACGGTGCCGGTCTCCTCGGCCGACGCGCCGGGCAGCGGGCCGACCGCCGGCCGGACCGTCTCCGCCGACGCGACCAGCAGGTCGACCACCGGCATCGGATCCACCCCCCGGCGGGCCTGACCGCCGGCGACCAGACGCCCGTACCGCACGACGGACAGCAGCCAGCCACCGGCCTCGTCGGGGCGGGCGGCGACCAGTTCGGGGATGGCGGCGAGGGCGCCGAGGCGTTGGCGCCGTTCCACCGCCTCGGCCAGCGTGGCCAGTCGATCGCGGACGGTGGCCGCCTCGTCGAACCGGCCCTGATCGGCCAGCCGTTGCAACCGGGCCCGCAGGGCGACCAGCACCTCGTCGGACCGGCCGGCCACGAGGTCGGCCACCCGGCCGACGTGCCGGCCGTAGTCGTCGATCGATTCCCGCCCGGCACAGGGCGCCCCGCAGCGGCCGAGTTCGGCGATCGCACAGGGTGAACCATTCGGGGCCCGCCGGCGGATGCGGATGCTGCACTGCCGGACCCGGACAGCGTCGTGGACCGCGTCGATGGCGGTCTGGGCAGCGACCCGGGTGGCGAACGGGCCCAGGCAGACGACGTCCCGGTCCGGCAGGGTGCGGACCAGGCTCAGGCGGGGGAACGCCTCGTCGGTCAGGACCACCCAGTGCACGTGCCCCGGGGTGCGGGACCGACGGTTGTAGGGCGGTTGGTGGGCGGCGATGAGACGTTGCTCGCGGACCTCGGCCTCCAGCCGATGGGCGCATTCGACGTGGTCGACCCGTTCGGCCAGCGCGATCATCTGCCGCATCCGCCCGCGGGTCTCGGACGCCGAGAAGTAGGACCGGACCCGGCGGTGCAGATTGCCCGAGGTGCCCACGTACAGCACCTCGTCGGACGGGCCGCGGAACAGGTACACCCCCGGGGCGGCCGGCAGGTGGTCGGCCAGCCGGCGTTTGCGGCGGCGGGCGGGGGACACGTCGCGCCCGACGTCCTGCAGTTCCGTCAGGCTCTGCACCCCCAGGTTGCCGAGCCGTTCGAACAGGGCGTGCAACACGTCGACCGTCGCCCGGGCGTCGGTGAGTGCCCGGTGGTCGGGGCGGACGGAGCTGCCGAGCAGTTCGGCCAGAGCGCCGAGCCGCACCCGCGGGGCCTCGGCGCGCGTCAGCACGCGCCGGGCCAGTTGCACGGTGTCGACCACGGCCGGCCGCGGCCAGGGCAGGTCGAGGCGGCGGCAAGCGGCCATCAGGAACCCGATGTCGAACCGGGCGTTGTGGGCGACCAGCACGCAGCCGCGGCTGAACTCCAGGAACCCCGGAAGGACGGATTCGATGCGCGGTGCGGCCACCACCATCGCGTCGGTGATGCCGGTGAGCATGACGATCTGCGGAGGGATTGACCGACCCGGGTCGACCAGGGTGGCGAACTCGCCGAGCACCTCCCCGCCCCGCACCTTGACCGCGCCGATCTCGGTGATGGCGTCGTTGGCCGGACTGCCCCCGGTGGTCTCCAGATCGACCACGACGAAAGTGGTCTCGCGCAGCGGATCGCCCAGATCGTCGAAACTCCGCTGCCCGGTGTGATCGGTGTGGTGCGCCGGCCGAGGATCGGGGACGGGTGGGGCGAGCACCGATGGCGGACGCCGGGACGTGACCGGGTCGAGCAGGACCGACATGGCGCGCAGGGTGCCAGAGGCCCCCGACAGTGAGCGGTGGACGACAATGGGCGGGCGCACGTGCGGGGGCGCGGGCA
This window of the Nakamurella flava genome carries:
- a CDS encoding DEDD exonuclease domain-containing protein; the encoded protein is MSVLLDPVTSRRPPSVLAPPVPDPRPAHHTDHTGQRSFDDLGDPLRETTFVVVDLETTGGSPANDAITEIGAVKVRGGEVLGEFATLVDPGRSIPPQIVMLTGITDAMVVAAPRIESVLPGFLEFSRGCVLVAHNARFDIGFLMAACRRLDLPWPRPAVVDTVQLARRVLTRAEAPRVRLGALAELLGSSVRPDHRALTDARATVDVLHALFERLGNLGVQSLTELQDVGRDVSPARRRKRRLADHLPAAPGVYLFRGPSDEVLYVGTSGNLHRRVRSYFSASETRGRMRQMIALAERVDHVECAHRLEAEVREQRLIAAHQPPYNRRSRTPGHVHWVVLTDEAFPRLSLVRTLPDRDVVCLGPFATRVAAQTAIDAVHDAVRVRQCSIRIRRRAPNGSPCAIAELGRCGAPCAGRESIDDYGRHVGRVADLVAGRSDEVLVALRARLQRLADQGRFDEAATVRDRLATLAEAVERRQRLGALAAIPELVAARPDEAGGWLLSVVRYGRLVAGGQARRGVDPMPVVDLLVASAETVRPAVGPLPGASAEETGTVLRWLDQPGTRLVSSAAPWMSPTGGAGRWRPFMKEARHAAGAGLRW